From one Rosa rugosa chromosome 4, drRosRugo1.1, whole genome shotgun sequence genomic stretch:
- the LOC133743898 gene encoding molybdenum cofactor sulfurase-like has protein sequence MGGIRKEEEPKGKIGKIMNSPCLRQASKTCLHGCCAAPFLAPPPPPPQKPKSSTTNNKVTIFRYDFTLATAASLCCYPNSQFTNHESLPSLHESYAYFIKAYPQYSQTDQADYIRAHEYHHLNLSKHVCLDYIGHGLFSFSQLQKHYQTPSIASSSSSSPPPPPTIPQSLNAPEPFFFDISYKSVNLHTQVLYGGQESEFEFEMKKRIMSYMNISEVDYTLILTANQSSAFKLLADSYPFQNNPNLLSVYDYKNEAVDVMAESCKKRRGRVMSAEFSWPNMRIHTNKLGRKIGKRKKIRKRPGLFVFPLQSRVTGVRYSYQWMSIAQENGWHVLLDACALGPKDMETLGLSLFKPDFLICSFFKVFGENPSGFGCLFVKKSSASVLKDSSVASSIGIVSLVASSIPSQLVVEKSSDKEVSIKQKAHTFSEIEELERDSESDQSEKWESYETGKSSGIECRGLDHADELGLVLISRRARYLINWLVNALMSLRHPHYSEYGHQLVKIYGPKIKFDRGPSLAFNVFDWKGEKIEPSIVQKLADRHNISLSYGILDHIWFLDKHQEEKETKLETCRSEVEGAHVSVVTAALGFLTNFEDIYRIWAFVSRFLDADFVEKERWRYMALNQRTVEV, from the coding sequence ATGGGAGGAattagaaaagaagaagaacctAAAGGAAAAATAGGCAAAATCATGAACTCACCTTGCCTTAGACAAGCCTCAAAAACCTGCTTACATGGTTGCTGTGCAGCTCCTTTTcttgctcctcctcctcctcctcctcaaaaGCCGAAATCGTCGACAACAAACAACAAAGTCACCATTTTCAGGTATGACTTCACTCTTGCAACAGCTGCTTCCCTCTGCTGCTACCCCAACTCCCAATTCACAAACCATGAGTCACTCCCTTCATTACATGAATCATATGCTTATTTCATTAAAGCATACCCTCAATACTCCCAAACTGATCAAGCAGACTATATCAGAGCCCATGAGTATCACCATCTCAACCTCTCCAAACATGTCTGCCTTGATTACATTGGGCACGGCCTCTTCTCATTCTCTCAGCTCCAAAAGCATTACCAAACACCTTCAAttgcttcatcatcatcatcatctcctcctccccccccTACTATTCCTCAGTCACTAAATGCCCCGGAACCATTCTTTTTCGATATTTCGTACAAGTCAGTGAACTTGCATACCCAAGTATTGTATGGGGGACAAGAAtcagaatttgaatttgaaatgaagaaaagaatcaTGAGTTACATGAACATCTCAGAAGTTGATTACACCTTGATTTTAACTGCCAATCAATCATCAGCTTTCAAACTTCTAGCAGACTCTTATCCCTTCCAGAACAATCCCAACCTATTGAGTGTTTATGACTACAAGAATGAGGCTGTGGATGTGATGGCAGAGAGCTGTAAGAAAAGAAGAGGACGAGTCATGTCTGCCGAGTTCTCATGGCCTAACATGAGAATTCATACAAATAAATTGGGGAGAAAGAttgggaagaggaagaagatcaGGAAGCGGCCCGGATTGTTCGTTTTCCCACTTCAATCAAGAGTCACCGGAGTTCGATACTCGTATCAGTGGATGAGCATAGCGCAGGAAAATGGGTGGCATGTGTTGCTTGATGCATGTGCATTGGGGCCTAAGGACATGGAGACATTAGGCCTCTCTTTGTTTAAGCCTGACTTTCTAATTTGCTCTTTCTTCAAAGTTTTCGGGGAAAATCCATCCGGCTTTGGTTGCTTGTTTGTCAAGAAATCAAGCGCTTCGGTGTTGAAGGATTCCTCAGTTGCTTCGAGCATAGGAATCGTGAGCCTCGTCGCATCTTCAATACCATCTCAATTAGTAGTAGAGAAGTCAAGTGACAAAGAAGTCTCAATAAAGCAAAAGGCACACACATTTTCGGAAATTGAGGAGCTAGAGAGAGATTCTGAGTCTGACCAATCCGAAAAATGGGAGAGTTATGAAACTGGCAAGAGCTCAGGGATTGAATGTAGGGGTTTGGACCATGCAGATGAATTAGGCCTGGTACTAATTAGTAGGAGAGCAAGGTACCTGATCAACTGGTTAGTGAATGCATTGATGAGTCTTCGACATCCACATTACTCCGAATATGGGCATCAATTGGTCAAAATCTACGGCCCCAAGATTAAATTCGACAGAGGACCAAGCCTGGCATTCAATGTGTTCGATTGGAAAGGGGAGAAGATCGAGCCCTCAATTGTCCAGAAGCTTGCTGATCGACACAACATTTCGCTGAGCTACGGAATTTTGGACCACATTTGGTTCTTGgacaagcaccaagaagaaaaggaaacgAAGTTGGAGACATGTAGAAGTGAAGTGGAAGGAGCTCATGTTTCTGTGGTCACAGCTGCATTGGGTTTCTTGACAAATTTTGAAGACATTTACAGGATTTGGGCATTTGTTTCGAGGTTTTTGGATGCCGACTTTGTGGAGAAGGAAAGGTGGAGATACATGGCCCTCAATCAAAGGACTGTTGAGGTTTGA